In the genome of Bosea sp. BIWAKO-01, the window ATCGCCGACCGTGCCGCTGCCGGGTTATGACGTGCAGTGCCTCGACGAGACCGGAAAACCCGTATCTGCCGGCACGATGGGGGCGATCGTGGTCAAGCTGCCGCTGCCTCCCGGCGCCTTGCCGACGCTGTGGCAGGATGACGAGCGGTTCCGGCAATCCTATCTCACGGCCTTCCCGGGCTATTACAACACCTCGGATGCCGGCTTCATCGACGAGGACGGCTATGTCTTCATCATGGGACGCACCGACGACATCATCAACGTCGCTGGCCATCGGCTCTCGACCGGGGGCATGGAGGAGGTGCTCGCCTCGCATCCGGCGGTGGCGGAATGCGCCGTGGTCGGTATCAGGGATGCTCTGAAGGGCGAGCAGCCCTGCGGGTTCGTCGTGCTGAAATCGGGCGTGACGCAGAGCCCGGCCGAGGTCGAGAAGGAGCTGGTTGCGCTGGTGCGCGACAAGATCGGCCCGGTTGCCGCCTTCAAGCTCGCGGTGACCGTGGCACGCCTGCCGAAGACACGCTCCGGCAAAATCCTGCGCGCGACGATGAAGAAGATCGCCGATGGCGAGGAATACGCCGTGCCGGCGACGATCGACGATCCTGTCGTGCTCGACGAGATCGGCGAGGTCCTCAAGGCGAGAGGCGTTGGCTAGTCCGAGGGCGAGACAGGATTGCCTGGCTCGCGATGACGAGGCTCAGATCCCGATCGTCGCGCCGTTCCAGCGCAGCAGTCGTTCGCCGACATCGAGCGCCATCAGATCCTCGCCAACAATCAGCGGGCCGGCATAACCTGCCGTCCTGATCTCGCGGGCAAGCCGAGAGGTGTCGGCGCCAGGCGGTACCAGATGCGTCAGCGCGAGCATGCCTGCGCCGGCGTGGATGGCTAGTTTGGCCACCACGGCGGGTGTCATGTGATAGGCCTGTACGGCCGCTACGGTCTCGGCCGAGCGAATACCGGCGACGACAGGCATCTCATTGTCGATGAAGACCTCGCAGACCAGCAGATCGCAATTCTGCGCGGCGCGTTCGAGCGACGGCGTCAGGCGCGTGTCGCCCGAGAAGACAAGGCTGCTGCCTGCCAGCGAAATCGTGAGTCCGAAAGCGGGCTCTACGGGGCGGTGATCAACCAGGAAGGCGTCGATCGCGAGTTCGCCCAGCCCGGAGACGATCCCTTCGCCCAGTTCCTCGAACTCCACATCGAGCCCCGTGGCGTCGGGCCGCTTCTCGAAGGCAATGCGCAAGGCGCGTTCGCGGGCAAAGCCCTCGTATTGCGTGCGCATATTGGCAAGTGCGGGGGCAGGGGCCAGCACACGCCAGGGGCGGGCGCGGCCCTGGTGCCAGGATGAGACCACGAGTTGGTAGAAATCGACCAGATGGTCGGAATGCTCATGCGTAACGATGAGCAGGTCGATATCGGCGCCGCGATGGCCAGCGGCGACCAGGCGCTGGCTCACGCCTGAACCGCAATCGATCAGGACCTTGCGTCCGGCTCCCTCGACGAGATGGGACGGGCCGGCCCGGCGCAGGCTGACCGGCGGCGCGCCCGTGCCGAGAAAGGTGAAGGCAAGATCGGATGCCAAGGCCATTCTCCGCGACAGGCAAGCCGCTCGGTCGTCAGCGACCTCAGATCTCGTCGTCCTCGTCGGCCGGACGCTTGAGCTGCTTCAGCTTGGCGAAGACGGAATCGACGTCGATGGCCGCCTCCTCCTCGCGCTTCGGCTTGCTCATGTCGGCGAAAGGCTGGCTCGCATGGACCGGCTCCCGCGCGGTGGTCTCCTCGGCCGGGAGCAGGGTCGAGCCTGCCTCCGCAAGGGCGGCCGGGCGATCCTTGGCCGCACGACCGACCTCGAAGTCGAGATCGATCTGCGAGCTGAGCCCGAGGCTGACCGGGTCGACCGGCGTCAGGGTCTGTGCGTTCCAGTGCGTGCGGTCGCGGATCTGGGCGATCGTCGATTTCGTCGTCCCGACCAGGCGGATGATCTGCGCGTCCTTGAGCTCTGGATGGTTGCGCAGCAGCCAGAGGATCGCGTTCGGGCGGTCCTGGCGCTTGGAAACCGGGGTGTAGCGCGGCCCCTTGGCGCGCTTGATCTCCGGCACCTTCACCTTGCGCTCGGCAAGCCGGAGATGGTGGTTCGGGTTCTTGGCGGCGCGCTCAAGCTCCTCACGGGTGAGCTGGCCAGACGTGATCGGGTCGAGGCCCTTGATGCCGGCGGCGACTTCGCCATCGGCGATGCCGCGAACTTCGAGCGGGTGGAGTTTGCAGAACTCGGCGATCTGCTCGAAGGTCAGCGACGTGTTTTCCACGAGCCAGACCGCAGTGGCTTTCGGCATCAGCGGGGGTTGTGACACGGCATCGTCTCCTGGATCTCGAAGGCCGGCGGCTTACGCCGGATCAGGGTCGCGGACAAAAGCTCTCATGCGCCGACCGGCCTCCTCGGCCGGCCATCCAAATCATCAGCGATGAGCAGGATGCGGGCGTTATATGCAAAGCCATGGAGGCTGTCCAAGAAAAAGCGCGGAAGGCGCCGGCGACTCAGACAGCCTGATCGGTCCAATGACAACGCCCGGCCTGCAAGGCGAGCACTGATATCGCGGCTGTGGGAAACTCACATCGTCAGGACGATCTTGCCGACATGGGCGTTGCTCTCCATCAGGCGATGCCCGGCTGCAGCCTCTGCCAAGGGGAAGGTCGCATGGATAATGGGTTTGCAGCGGCCCTGGGCCAGCAGGGGCCAGACCTTGGCTTCCAGCTCGGCGGCGATGGCTGCCTTCTCGGCGATGGTGCGCGGGCGCAGTGTCGAGCCGGTATGGGTCAGGCGCTTCATCATCAGCCGACGGAAATCGACCTCCGCCTTGGGGCCGTTCAGAAAGGCGATCTGGACGATCCGGCCGCTCTCGGCCGCTGCCTCGTAATTGCGGGAGATGTAGTCGCCGCCGACCATATCCAGGATCAGGTCGATGCCGCGCCCACCGGTGGCCTCCTTCGCTGCGCTGACGAAATCCTGCTCCCGGTAGTTGATCGCGACATCGGCACCGAGCGCGCGGCAGGCCGCGCATTTCTCATCCGAGCCCGCGGTTGCGATGACCGTGGCGCCAAAGGCCTTTGCGAGCTGGATCGCCGTGGTGCCGATGCCCGAGCTGCCGCCATGGACCATGAAGCTCTCGCCAGTCTTCAACCGGCCACGCTGGAAGACGTTGGTCCAGACGGTGAAATAGGTCTCCGGAATCGCGGCAGCCTCGATCAGCGACAGCCCGGCGGGGACTGGCAGGGCGTTGCTCTCGTGGACGCTTGCATATTGGGCATAGCCGCCGCCGGCGACGAGTCCGCAGACCCGGTCTCCCATCGCGAAGCGGCTGACGCCATCGCCGACCGCCACGACCCTGCCCGCGATCTCGAGGCCCGGGATGTCCGAGGCACCGGGCGGGGGAGCGTAGCCGCCGAGCCGTTGCAGGACATCGGGCCGGTTGATGCCAGCGGCCGCAACTTCGACGAGAACCTCGCC includes:
- a CDS encoding NAD(P)H-quinone oxidoreductase encodes the protein MMPTLPETMTAIGFAAPGGPDVLRPETRPVPKPATGEVLVEVAAAGINRPDVLQRLGGYAPPPGASDIPGLEIAGRVVAVGDGVSRFAMGDRVCGLVAGGGYAQYASVHESNALPVPAGLSLIEAAAIPETYFTVWTNVFQRGRLKTGESFMVHGGSSGIGTTAIQLAKAFGATVIATAGSDEKCAACRALGADVAINYREQDFVSAAKEATGGRGIDLILDMVGGDYISRNYEAAAESGRIVQIAFLNGPKAEVDFRRLMMKRLTHTGSTLRPRTIAEKAAIAAELEAKVWPLLAQGRCKPIIHATFPLAEAAAGHRLMESNAHVGKIVLTM
- a CDS encoding MBL fold metallo-hydrolase; this encodes MASDLAFTFLGTGAPPVSLRRAGPSHLVEGAGRKVLIDCGSGVSQRLVAAGHRGADIDLLIVTHEHSDHLVDFYQLVVSSWHQGRARPWRVLAPAPALANMRTQYEGFARERALRIAFEKRPDATGLDVEFEELGEGIVSGLGELAIDAFLVDHRPVEPAFGLTISLAGSSLVFSGDTRLTPSLERAAQNCDLLVCEVFIDNEMPVVAGIRSAETVAAVQAYHMTPAVVAKLAIHAGAGMLALTHLVPPGADTSRLAREIRTAGYAGPLIVGEDLMALDVGERLLRWNGATIGI
- a CDS encoding DUF1013 domain-containing protein; the protein is MSQPPLMPKATAVWLVENTSLTFEQIAEFCKLHPLEVRGIADGEVAAGIKGLDPITSGQLTREELERAAKNPNHHLRLAERKVKVPEIKRAKGPRYTPVSKRQDRPNAILWLLRNHPELKDAQIIRLVGTTKSTIAQIRDRTHWNAQTLTPVDPVSLGLSSQIDLDFEVGRAAKDRPAALAEAGSTLLPAEETTAREPVHASQPFADMSKPKREEEAAIDVDSVFAKLKQLKRPADEDDEI